One region of Miscanthus floridulus cultivar M001 chromosome 19, ASM1932011v1, whole genome shotgun sequence genomic DNA includes:
- the LOC136525721 gene encoding uncharacterized protein: MGVAWGLGSGWEGRRGGATGGPAGAANLPLLDGDGEGRQGATSAATGRGGAAGRAGRPSAGRWGARGGQARSDGRTQRGARRRWWRRGATGVHARRWGARGGGVHGGGGGGAGQPGCACGGGARGGGVRGGSGGGAGAGHERARGEGDVVSIGNFF; this comes from the coding sequence ATGGGGGTGGCCTGGGGGCTGGGGTCGGGGTGGGAAGGCCGGCGAGGGGGGGCCAccggagggccggccggggcggccaacctccccttgctcgacgGAGACGGGGAAGGGAGGCAGGGCGCGACCTCGGCCGCCACTGGGCGTGGTGGGGCGGCGGGGCGCGCTGGGCGGCCGAGCGCGGGGCGGTGGGGCGCGCGGGGTGGCCAGGCGCGCAGCGACGGGCGCACGCAGCGgggtgcgcggcggcggtggtggaggcgcggggcgACCGGGGTGCACGCGCGGCGGTGgggcgcgcgcggcggcggggtgcacggcggcggtggtggaggcgcggggcAGCCGGGTTGCGCGTGCGGCGGTGGGGCGCGTGGCGGCGGGGTGCGCGGCGGCAGTGGTGGAGGCGCGGGGGCCGGTCACGAGCGGGCGCGTGGGGAGGGAGATGTGGTTTCGATCGGGAATTTTTTTTGA